The Musa acuminata AAA Group cultivar baxijiao chromosome BXJ2-2, Cavendish_Baxijiao_AAA, whole genome shotgun sequence genome contains the following window.
CAATGCAGATAATTTTACACCAAATGAGTTCACAAAGAGAGTGCATTAGAGTAAGAAATGCAGATTTCTAACAGAAACTCAATGCTAAAGCACGTACCTCTTTGACATCATCAGAACCAGTATATCTAGCAATAAGCTGGGAGGCAGCATTAGCATCTTTTCCCATATACTGGTCCCGTAAATGTTTCCACTTATCGGCCTCCACATTGTCCTCTGATGAGTTTCTTAAATAACGTACAATGAATATTTGAGGCACATCAATATCATTTTCATACCTTCGGGGGCCACAACTTTTATAGAATTCTGAATCGAGGAAAAACTGACAATATTTCTGCGTGGAAGTCACAAACATTAGCTGAAACTATAAAATTACATTTAAAAACTGAAGAATGATTTAGTTGAAACATATTGTTTTACCCTATTACACAAAATAAtgcagaaaatataaaaaaaccaaAAATGATCCTAGATGTTCTGAAATTTTGTCCAACAACAAGGTTAGGTAAAAGTGAACAAGTTTGACCTTACTGAAATTACAGAACAAGACAATATCTTATGAGGGAGGGAGAAGCTCTTGTTTGTTATCTGATACCGTCCATATCATCACAATTGACAACTGGCCCATGGAAGATCAGTCTGGTCCACCACATTATCCATCTAAACCCAAaagtttcttagaattttatttaagcTTGTAATCCGCAATCATCATTGCCTTCAAGAATCATATACAAAATCATAAAGATGGCCATGTTTGTGGATATATCTTCAAAAATTACTTCCATATAGATACTTATATGTGTACATATGAACTAAAACAGACCAAAAAAGAAGATATGAAATATATGCAAAATAACTCACCAGCTGAACATCTCCGTCAAGCCATGTAAATGTTAAACGATTCTCTTTCACGGCAGTGGCAGCTACCATAGGAACTGAAGCGTTGACCTTTCTGGCATAATCTGAATCATCACCAGTCATTAGCATATCTCGGACCCTGTACATGGTCTATAATAGTTTCAGTTACATGTGATGGAACAAGATAGAAAATTCATAAGCAAGTGCACCTAAttaagtaaaaaatattaaattaaatgatAATCCAAAAACAAATTGACAGCCACATTCGGCTGCAACTAATTAACCAAAAAAAAATATCCAAGAAAACTAAACTGACCTCACGCATCTGAGCCATTGTGCGGCCTGCACGTCCAACAAGAACGAGGCAATACCAGGTTAAAGTGTCATTCCCAGCACGAGAAAAACCTCTTGCATCACAACCTAGCTCCATAGATGTTACACTCCTTAGTTGAGGAAGTTCTGGATGCCAAAAGAATCTTCATCATCTCACATTTTTCTCATTGAAATTATACCAGATACCAACTATGTACTATTTGCTCATTAAGATGTTAAATACACTAAACATATAAGGATTgaatatatacattatatagtTGACCACATAATTCCCAAAGAATAGTATTCAAAGAGAATGTACTCGAATCTGTGCCACTAATGTAGTGACATCCAAAAGCATCAATAAGAAAAACAGATAACACAAATATACAAGACAGTAAAGGTAATTTAATATATGTTTACAAGTAGACTACGCAATCTTCAACTTTGACCATCTCTTGAAGTTTCTCTTTTACTATCTCTTCTATTGTATACAATTATGTTATTGTAGTATATAGTATAAACTTTAAACTAATTCCTCTAGTAATATACTGAAGAAGCATCTTTTACTCGAGTCTCCATACTTAGTCCTTCTAAGGTTTTAGTTCATCAATTTCAACTCTTGGATACTACATCTACCAGTTCTGAGCAGAAGGCACTATGGTGGTGGATTGATCTTAAGTGGAGAACCTATGTTACCGTGAGATGCATCCTATTTGATAAACGACTTGAAAATCTCACCAAGTGCCATAATGGCTGTTCACAAATACCAAAAATCTTTATAATGATATATGATCACCTAAATCATTAGGAAAATTTACTTATTTAATTCTCATTCTACAAGTCACTAGGATTTAAATAACAGCATAAAACTCAGCCCTTATAAACAATTTTCAGGCATTTTCAATATTTAATGTTCAGTGGAGGTGAACTGGCCTAGTTTGACCAAAAACAGATAAGACAGGTTTTTGATCCTATACACCTGAAACATAAATCTTTGAAGGGGAAAAGAATTGACAACTTCAACTCCTTTCATAAAACAGCATAAAAAAAGTAGAGTTTAATCAAGGTACAAGCAATAATGCTTCTTCTCCATTTCTTTTCCTTGTGGTTTAAGTAAGATAAATTAACTTATAAATAGTTCTGGATGGAAATTTGTAAACCAGTCGCAAAATGTCAGTAATTTTTAAATATACCATTTTGCTTataatcttccattatcttctgaAACTGTGAACTTTCCAGAGCTCCTACAACAGAAGGAGATCCACAATGACGAGCAAGTTATCAATCTTGATTATAGATGGGGAACAAATGTCCAAGCATACCATGGTAGACGAATGGTTTTGAATATGTATCCTTCAGAAATACAAAAGCAGGTGCTGATTCCACACCAAACCTAATGATAAAGTTGAAAAAGAGTTTGTTACACTTGTTTGCACAGCAGAACAATAGAAACAAGGATAGGACATTGTTTTCACAGATATACAGGAATGAGAATTGTCATATCAATTGGCAAATGTCAGTGTAAATCATAGCGCACGATGCAAAGAAGGTATAGGAACAACATCCTTGGGTAAAACATCTAAAATCAATCTATCTAAAAGTAACATAATGCATGATACAAAAATAATGCCATGGAAATGTAAATAACTCTACATTTTAAGTGGTGAATATTATTGATACGCAGGCCATCACATGGAGTTCAAGAGATAACTGTAAATTTGATCCACAGTTAAATCATGCATAGCTCATTCTGATTGACAGAATTTtcctggtgatgttcaagattaaTAAGCCTCAAGCCTTTCAAACCTAAATAGAACATCAAAACTAAAATATACCAGAACACAATTGCATGCTATAATGATGAAGAGACAGGCCTTGGACTTTCTATGGTAAAACATAATAAAGCAAATGACCACATGATGAAAATTCTGAGATCAAGTTTATCTTGAGCCAAATAAAAAGATTGTCTATTGATTAAGTTGCATCAAAGATAAGTCAATCTTATGGTTATTGTCATAATTATCTGTCATGCGTTCTTATTTTTAAGAATTTTCATACTTAATTTTCCTACTATGTTAGGTAGTTAGGCAAGTGCTAAGTCTCTTTTAGTCAACAAATAGTTGACTTGTCTTTGTTAACAACCAACCATAACTGCCAAAGATTGACAAACAATGGGTAAATCATTGAACATGTCTCTACTTATTCCATAACATCACAAAGTAGCCTCTGGAAGGTACATGGCCAAAAGGTAGATATCCAAGCTCAACACCGTGATCCTAAACATTCTTCAAAAAGACTAACCAAGATTTGGATTCAAAAACCAACACAAATGTCGTAGTTTATCAAGCCCCGATAACCAAAATTGTCGATTAACTTTGGATGTAGAAGACAAAACAAAGGTCAAAACAGATACACATCAAACGGGGATAAACCTTTAATGTtagatgatgaaaaaaaaaaaaagaacttgccCAAAAGTATATCTCTTCTattcttttaaataaatataattaaaaaaacacCTTCTTGCGGAGACATTGATTACCTGAACAAAGACCTCTTAAGTGAATTTAATTGAGAGTGGCACACTTTAGCACACACTCCAGTTGCATATCGATTGTTCATGATGAAATTCAAGGAAATTAATTGGCATGAAAAAACATACATGTTCCACCAAAGGGAGAACTCCGGTTCTTTCCACAAAACAAATGCAAAAGATGCTTCCGCCTGATAATCTTTGGCAGCCTTGCGTATGAATGGAGCGGCACGTTCCCCAGTTTTTGAGAAGCAAATGACTTTGACCTGTGAGCCATAGATAGTTAAATACATGAGCGACATGGTGTAATTTGTTTTTTGACAAGATATTGTCAACTTGTTGCTTTAAAATATGTTCTTCATACTCTCATGCCAGGAAGTGAATAACCTCAAGAGCTAATATGACTTGCCTTCCATTTCATCACACATGTACTTGGGAGAGCTTAAGTCTTTTTGTTAACCATTAAGTCTTGTCTCTTTACAGAAACTATCATGACAATTAGCAACACGTTGCTTTTTAACACAACATAAATGCCCACATGTAAATTACTCACACTAGGATTACAATATAACTAAAAGAATACATAATGCCATAGATCCAACATAATTAACATAAATCTAAGTATAGGCTCAAAGATGTATTCAGAGAAAGATTGAACAAGTGAACAACTACATGGAATTAAAGTAACACATGACTCTACAGCCAACTGCAGTATCTCAAACAAACCCTCACAAAGGCTAACATTATAAAGTTTGAGATGGTGCCCACTGcactttctcaaaaaaaaaaaaaaaaactcaactgTCTAAGTCGACAAATTGAACTTAGGTGCTGATCTTGCACTGTTCCTCTCTCAGATCAGTATAGCATGTCAGAATGGTATACAGTATACAAAGATATATTATTGAAGAAAAAATGATAAATTAGTTGAACTGTTGGTATTATGTTGATATCGTACAATATTTTCCACACAAGTGATTGGAACAATGTGGAATAAAGACAAAGAGGCCCAAGCTACACAATTAAGAATGATCACATTAGATCAACTGCTGAGTCATACCATATGTTCAGATTATGCTTGCTGAAACATGGTGGTAGATAAGTGAAGAAATTAACATAATCCCTTTTCCATTTCTGAATAGGATGCATTGCAAGATATTAGGGTAAAGACAGCGGCTTAATTTTCAGTATAGAACATTGTTTTGCTCACAATAAATTTTACGGAAATTCAGCTCGGACATATATGATATTTGCACTATTGCAAATGTCATTCGTATAAATGAGCATCAGGCAACATTATTTCCTCCTCCATGAGCTTTCTAAGTCAAAATCACAAAACTAAACCAGATTGTCATTCCAAAACTCTAAACCCAGGTGTCATTAATCTCAGTCTACAGCTTGCTGAAATTAAATAGTCGAAGGGGTACAATTTTGTGCGTATATGACAAAATAGACAACCAGCAACGAAGTTATCATGTCAAACCATGCCAATGTGCACAAATAATGGCAGCACACAACCAGATCAGTTGAGTTAGATACCTTCTGCCACAGAATATAGGtcatcttttcttttctaaaaaTATGAAAGAAGAAAATTTACAAACTGCCCTTCCATTTCTTTTATGATCACCtaagaaaacaaacaaaaaaattgtATCTACAACAagtaaacaaaaagaaaattttgttacaAACAACATTTTCAGTTGATAGAATAGAAGATTAGCCACCAGCAACAACGAAAATAAACCAGCTTAACAATTTTATTACTTTGCAACATAAGCTGCCCAATAAACTAGTCTCTGTAGTACCTAGAAAAACATTAAGGATATAACAGCTGCTATtgcattttaaataaatattctttGGATCTCAACTGTCCAACACAGTCAGTACCTTATGTCGACCACTTGTTACAATGAACTTCGCCTGAAATAAATGTATAACAGAATATGGTGTTTAGTTAAAATCAAAACCAAACTTAATCATGAGGAATTTCATTAAAGCATGAATCCTGTCAACATAACTCAgaagatatcaaaaacttgctaagCAGTTAGAAAATCATTAGTATGCAATACCAAAGATTCTTTTGAATGGTAAAGAATGCGAGGTAGACCAATAATGTCTGTTGCCATCCAGTCAACAATTGCATCAACTGAGAACTGCCCATCATACCTACAGAAGTAAAAAAAGTCACAAATGCCAATAACTACTTAGGAAGAAGTTTCAACAATTAAACATAATAaagttttataaaaataaggaatgACAGCTGtgttgtagttagcatattgacATTGAAATCATAAAAAGATGTAACATCACTAACCTCACATAGCAATTAGCATTTGAACAATTAGGAGGAAAAGCAACAAGGGCAGGCAGACCTATACGAATCATGAATGAGAATGTGAAAGTTAGCCAATATTACTTCCATTAGAGAATGCGGTATCAACATAACATTTAACTTTCCACTAATTTATTCTTAGGCGAAAAGTAGAACATTGTCACCAGCAATTTTAATATATGGAAATAAGTCTGCATGCTATGTAATCAACAAACCTTTGCTGTTTCAGTAACTACATATTGATTTTGTGGTGGAAGTGGACAATGATGATACAACAAAATTTAAACTAGTTCCTGGTTTCTTAGAAATGCAAGTAATAAAATTACTAATCCATACCTTTCCGAAAATACGGCTGCTTGGTGAACATTGTCTCTGCAAGGTAAGATGCCAGTTGAACATCACCAAGTTCCACCATGCCAGTCTGTGCAACACCTTCCAATAAACTTCCTAGCTTGCACAAGACCAGGTAACAAGATATTAGCAAATTAAATCATGGGAGAAAATACCTTAAATGTTGATGCCACCAAAAACAAAAAGATGGAACTAGAAGGCATCAAACAGATAGCATGCATCACATAACAAGATTATAATGTGAAGCATTAGAAACTGCAGTAGTTTAGCTTACTaaattaaacaaaattatttatCTGCAAATATATTTACAAGCTATTACAATGATTTCACTTACTTGATGAAAACTAGTGAAGTTCGTCAAATGCATACCATAGCTTCAAAGGTAAACAGAAAAAACTAAATGGTTAAGGTCTTGAGCAACACAGGATACAAAGCACATGGCATGGTATAAAGTTTTGGCTGTATCGATCGACACCGTGCTTGTTGCCTGATAAGCTCGCACCGAGCTTACCAGGTGTTAAGCTGACCGCTATCGAGTTGTACAAGACAATAAGCTCAACATGCAATAAAGTTTGGCATTAGAAGCTCTAAACAACTATGACACGGCTCAACATGCAATAAAATAAGTAAATAACTACATGTGTTGAAGTAAATGTTGTACCTATCATCTTCCAAGCGCCGATGAATTGCGCACAACGAGGACTCCCAAGAGAATAAACCTTATTCATGAGTATGAAAAAAAAAGTCATGCTGCTGCAGTTCTTGTACAATTTTCTCCTGGTAATAATATTTACTAGTAGCATGATTCATGCTTCTTGTGTTTAATTGTCAAATGGATTAAATTGATTTTGAACAAAAAgtattattagaaaaatattccaTGGACTTACTTGTATGAGCAATGGCTCTGATTTCCCAATTACAGAAATGACCTCCTCAGGTGTCAACTTATTAGGTGCATCACTGAACAAACCTAAAACACAAGATTGTATATAAACACCAACTCAGAAAGGCACACAATTATTACATGTATGTATTTGCTGGAAGTAAAATGTACCCAGTAAAGATGCATTAATCAGCGGAAGGTCTATCTTTGAGAAGGTCTCTCCACCATATTGATTCACAACTTTATTAATGACATGCTAAAGTCAGGGGACAAAAACAAACCATCTATATATCATAATCATTTGTAGTGAAACAATAAACCAAATAACAAGCTTGTTACTATAAAACCTAAATAAGTTTTACAGCTATAAAAATAGATGGAACTAACCAGCTGTTCATCAATGCCAAAAAGGTCATAATCTCTCTTCCCTAAGGGATTTGTCAAAAGCTCAAATGCATAACGAATCTGCGAGAACAACAAAACTTTGAACTATATATCTAATTATTGAAAGATAACTTATAAACCCTCAGCCTGGAATGGGGCTTCCTACATGAACCATTTGGTGATCCAAAGAAACAACTTCTGGTATACAAGAATATCATTCAAATGTTAGTATACAAGAACATCTCGATTTAAGCTCCACTGTATAACAAGAAACAACTTCTAGAAGCATATTAGGATAGAAACGACAGCTTATATCAGACATTTGGTGACCTTTTTGGACACACTGAAAGGCAAACACCTTAGGTATGGCAGGAAGGAGGATTTTTTTTCTATCAGAAGAAATGGCTAACATGAAAGCCAAATTTTAGCGGTATTCTGAAATCTCAGGTTACAAAAAGCTGCAGCTTTAAGCATAAGGAAAAAATCAATTTTAAGCTCTCTAGTAAAGTAAACTGGTTCTACAAACCAAGATTCAGAAAAGCAAATACTTATCCACCCACTTGAAAGCTCAATGTAGACTAAATAGAGTGGCCCTTCTACAGATTTTGGCACAGAATATATTAATGAGAACTTCTTCCATCAAATCAACCAAAATCTGGGTGAAAGTTAAAAGGAAAGAAATTCTACTGAATAGTAACAAATACAAAGCAATTTCAGTTGTCATTCTAAAAGAATCACATAGGCCATCTGGAGAACCTTCAAATGTCGAAATACTAGAAGACAATAATTTATAACACACCTTAACGAGTTCAGTCGTGACTGGAGGGTCCGATTCCGAGAACCTGAAACAGTTATCAAGTTACAGTATGCAAGCGCTAAGTGCCAAGGACAACAATTGAATTTAAAGAAAAGGTACAGAAGGAAAGGTCTCCATCAGTATAAGGAAATTTTAGGAACAAAGAGTTATCTGAAGTGCAACATTCTGTTTCTAATAATGTTGCATAAACACTTGGCAAGCAAGACTCCAGTTGACGGCCAATAAAAGGATAGCAAAATTATTCTTCTCAAGGACGTAGTGTTTCTAATaaacataaaagaaaaacatTTGAAAGGCAATTTTTCGGTTTGCAAACACTATATTGACATAAGTTTCTATATATTTTGGCTTGCAAACACCATATACTAAGTTAATAAGTGAGTTTGTAACCCTGCCTCGGTGGCTAAGAATTATTCGAGTAAATCAAATCCTGTATATTATCTCTACATATTACTCAGTGATCCCAAGCACAAGTGCATTTACAGGCAGCGTTGAAGCTATTAACAAACCATGTACAACAAAATTCActtaaagaagacaaaaaaaaaaataataataataataataataatcaagaagCTGTCAACAAAATTGCTGACGCTTGTCATATAAAGAAAAACGGAATCGCGGAAGAGTCGTACACCAGACAGAAGAAGGCAGAAAAATTCATGCCAATGATATAAAccaagaaaaaggcagaaaaggaagagggaAGGAGAGTACAATTTGGCCGACAGCTCGTCATATGCATCGCCGACTTCCTCGATCGACGCATTCCTCTTCAAGCCGAGCACTGGCCACCGGATCACGGATCAAGGATCAGGAATAAAGAACGCTCGAGGGATCCCATAACCGCAATAGGAAAGTCCCGCCCAAGAAAAAGATCGCGTACCGTCGTAGTGAGAGGGGGGGAAGGAGCGAGGGAGGACGACGAGCTGGAAGAAGAAGCCGAGGGCGAACAAGACCAGGGGAAGCCAGTACCGCTTCGCGGCGGCGATCGCCATTGCGAAGGCAAGCGAAGGAGAACGGAGGAACCCTCGAAGAAGGtgcgggagagggaggaaaaaagGAAACCGGGCGGAGCAGCGAAGGGCGACTCGAGATTTGTGGGAAAAAGGAGGAATATGATCTGTTACAGTAGTTTCTTTCTTCGGGGGAGAAGTCCTCCTTTAGCCGCTTCAGGAACTTTTATATAATTAAACATATCAAAGGGACTAAAATAACAAAGTTTACGTGTGACATTATCCCAGAGACCTTCTTTTGTAAAATTTAATTTGTAATGGACTAAAAATGAAAGAACGCGTATAATATACATATGTTGGACTTGTTTCTAAATTTCAATATCTAAAGgactaaaatataatatatatatatatatatatgtatatatatctttatTAATTTTATCTAAAATAAAATTATGGCAAAGGATCGagggataatgatgatgatgtcttactataattttaatatatgagCTATTATTTTTGGTTATATAATGAAAGTAATTGATTAGTTTGATCTAAATTTTATATGTTAACCTTGATAATTTTAGTGTTAATCTGTAGGATGCACTTTTCCCATTGCatcttttttctaatatcatctaTGGAATTATTGATCTACTTAGGTTATGGATGGAGGTGATCGGAAAACTGTTCATCCCGAGAATTTGGATTGGGTATATAGATCTATTTTAGTTTAATTTTCTTGGCAATATTTTGTTTTAATTTGATTTAACTTGTATCCGGCAATAaattcttaattgtcatagtaaattttggacccctAATTAActccatcaaaaaaaaaaaatcataagcatTTGTAGATTTTAGTTTCCAATTAAGAAAGTTCAATGATCACTTGCTACATGAAGTAAATTAATTGAATATATTTCAATCCAGTAATTCACAGGAGCACAATTTTCAAGCTAAATAAATGGGATGGGAAAAAAATCTGTCATGAACTTCTATCAGTCTCACAAGTTCTGTAAAATAATTTCCGAGTCGGGTCAAGTTACACTGTATGAACAGCTAGAGAAGACTTCAAAGTATTAGCTCTACCCAGAAGCAGCTTCCTTTAGGCATGACCTCATGATCTCAGCAAGCTTAGAGCAGGCATCAAGACAAAGCTCCATTGCCTGTTTATGGGACAGGACAATGTGTTAATTTGGTTGAAATAATTGAGAACAACTTTTTCCCCTTCTAAGCATATAATTACCTCGTTAATTTTGGCAGTTGTCCACTCGCCTGTGAGCATAAGCTGCGTGACCTCGTTTCGGGCGGGCATGCATGTAATCATGAGGGTTCCATCTTGACAGGCTTCCTCTTCCGATGTCGGGTCAATGACAAGATTTCTCCCAAAACAAGACTATGGAGAAGAGACACCAAGTAAATCAAGATCAACTATCAGAAGCATTGGATTTAATGTAAAGGTTGATGAAGCAATGACAAGTGTATCTAAAAATATGTAGAGGATAGATAGAAGCTCAACGGTATCCATGATTAGAATAATTTAACACGTTCATGTACCATAATTCTACTCTTGGAGAGAAGAAGACTATGGTTCTTGTTCATGTACCATAATTCTGCTCTTGTAGAGAAGAAGACTACGGTTCTTCATGGTTCCACATGTAAAAGACCCCTGGTGGGACTTATAATTATGGCAATATTGAATTTAATGACGAAGGAAATGACGATTATTAGGTCTTCAAATAAATGACCGCCTGTATCAACCTTAGCCGAAGAATTGATTATATATAAAACTGAATGCTTAATAATAAGGAATTAACACAAATGCATATTGCATGAGAGACTTAAAAACTATGCCTACCTAGATCAAAATGTGTATGCACTCTAACCTCAAAGTACAACGTGATGATTGTACGGCACACAAGAAATGATGAAAATGAGCATGAAATTTGAAGTATTTGATTTACACAGTCTCTCTTGGTTGTCTCAATGTGTAAAAGAAATAAACATACCACAGAAACTGATGCAACGAGGTCATACATCATAATTCCAGCATCTGCCAGTGCAAGACTGGCACAAGTTACGATCACTGGAAGATCtcctacaaaaaaaaattatgaggaaACCGATAAATATGGTAGCACATAGCCCTCTGCCAATACGTTGAAGCATGTAAGAAGATGTTTAAAAGCACAGCATTACGAAAATCTGATTAAAGAAAAGTAGGAAGAAAACTAATTGTTTGGTTCCCAGAGCAAAGGGAACATGCTTTTCATGATAATATTGAAAAACAAATCAAAGAACATGATAACATAACCACCCAAAAGTTTTATAAACCAAAAGACACCTTGTGCTAGAGATACGTAAGTGAAGAATAGTTTTTTTCTATATTCTTCTGCGATGCCTGAACATATGACAATTAGTTCTTCTAATTCAACCGACTATACAACTTTAAAAGGTCCCACAGATTTATTTAAGCATACAGAAGAAACACCACTGCTAGGCAATCCTTATCCATCGCTTTGGTTCAAATATTGACATATTGATTCCTCAACTACCAACATTCTTTCAGAATAGAAAAAGTGGAATCACAAGGAATGAAAATTTTGACATGATTGGACAACTTTAACCACAAAATGTATACATAAATAAGACACAAAAGTAAATTGGAGTTAGATACTCACCACCACCAGATTCCAGAACCAATGCAAAAACATCGACTGTAGTCTTTGGGAATGTTTCTAGAATTATGGCTCCCTCCAATGCTTTATGAAGCATCGACGAGTACTCTTTGTGGTCTGATCCCTGCACATTGATTTGTTCACATGATCGTAAGATGATATTCAGTCCGTCACAGAATCAGAATGCATAGATCAGGATGGCAAAAACCTGTCCACGAACTGGAGTTGAAAAAGTTGTGTAGCTGACATTGCAGTTCAATCTTCCAGTACCGCTATACATCATAGCTTTCTTACTCTCTCTTGGACCAAACCTGAAGAAAATAATTATCAACAGCGCTCAGCAGGATCATGGAAAGAAAGCCAATCACACATAGAATTACGTTCAAAAGACTATTAATTGAAAATTTTGCACCAGTTTCAAGACAATGCAAACATACTTGCACAGCTTAAGTGGAATTAAAAAGCAACATGGCCTCATATAAACCATTAATTAACAATGATTAAGGAAATCAATCAGAAAAGGCTCCATTCATTCTGTTTAGATgatcaaatatctttttttttacagTAACAATTCAATATTATCTTGTATGAACAACAACGAATGTTAAAATTAGTTTTAGTTAAAGTTTAAATTGTCCCTCGTATCCATTCCTTGAGGAGTTACATTGACACGGTAGGCACCATACATGTTTAGAAAATGATCCAAATTGGTAACCTAAAAAGTGACAAAACTTTTGAAGTACATacctcaaaaacatttgtcagttCATTTTTCTAGTTAAAGAG
Protein-coding sequences here:
- the LOC103976729 gene encoding uncharacterized protein LOC103976729 isoform X1 gives rise to the protein MAIAAAKRYWLPLVLFALGFFFQLVVLPRSFPPSHYDVLGLKRNASIEEVGDAYDELSAKLFSESDPPVTTELVKIRYAFELLTNPLGKRDYDLFGIDEQLHVINKVVNQYGGETFSKIDLPLINASLLGLFSDAPNKLTPEEVISVIGKSEPLLIQVYSLGSPRCAQFIGAWKMIGSLLEGVAQTGMVELGDVQLASYLAETMFTKQPYFRKGLPALVAFPPNCSNANCYVRYDGQFSVDAIVDWMATDIIGLPRILYHSKESLAKFIVTSGRHKVKVICFSKTGERAAPFIRKAAKDYQAEASFAFVLWKEPEFSLWWNMFGVESAPAFVFLKDTYSKPFVYHELPQLRSVTSMELGCDARGFSRAGNDTLTWYCLVLVGRAGRTMAQMRETMYRVRDMLMTGDDSDYARKVNASVPMVAATAVKENRLTFTWLDGDVQLKYCQFFLDSEFYKSCGPRRYENDIDVPQIFIVRYLRNSSEDNVEADKWKHLRDQYMGKDANAASQLIARYTGSDDVKEIIQWISHIIERGDTREYPYFTFSSPELVAEDSVTIWSKSQGILPSRESIKRKLKKLYFYISDLVTDPRIGPSFLLGACLSFATIWLQKNRTIQSATPGDDTTDSARRRSNRKGRARSSSHGEPSSITDEEPKDAHQLLSSGSDSE
- the LOC103976729 gene encoding uncharacterized protein LOC103976729 isoform X2, with translation MAIAAAKRYWLPLVLFALGFFFQLVVLPRSFPPSHYDVLGLKRNASIEEVGDAYDELSAKLFSESDPPVTTELVKIRYAFELLTNPLGKRDYDLFGIDEQLHVINKVVNQYGGETFSKIDLPLINASLLGLFSDAPNKLTPEEVISVIGKSEPLLIQVYSLGSPRCAQFIGAWKMIGSLLEGVAQTGMVELGDVQLASYLAETMFTKQPYFRKGLPALVAFPPNCSNANCYVRYDGQFSVDAIVDWMATDIIGLPRILYHSKESLAKFIVTSGRHKVKVICFSKTGERAAPFIRKAAKDYQAEASFAFVLWKEPEFSLWWNMFGVESAPAFVFLKDTYSKPFVYHGALESSQFQKIMEDYKQNELPQLRSVTSMELGCDARGFSRAGNDTLTWYCLVLVGRAGRTMAQMRETMYRVRDMLMTGDDSDYARKVNASVPMVAATAVKENRLTFTWLDGDVQLKYCQFFLDSEFYKSCGPRRYENDIDVPQIFIVRYLRNSSEDNVEADKWKHLRDQYMGKDANAASQLIARYTGSDDVKEIIQWISHIIERGDTREYPYFTFSSPELVAEDSVTIWSKSQGILPSRESIKRKLKKLYFYISDLVTDPRIGPSFLLGACLSFATIWLQKNRTIQSATPGDDTTDSARRRSNRKGRARSSSHGEPSSITDEEPKDAHQLLSSGSDSE
- the LOC135606259 gene encoding exosome complex component RRP41-like; the encoded protein is MATNPSTYALSQSSDSKQRLQQRRRLFQETEWTRSDGRSFHQCRPAFLRTGAANAASGSAYAEFGAIKVIVSVFGPRESKKAMMYSGTGRLNCNVSYTTFSTPVRGQGSDHKEYSSMLHKALEGAIILETFPKTTVDVFALVLESGGGDLPVIVTCASLALADAGIMMYDLVASVSVSCFGRNLVIDPTSEEEACQDGTLMITCMPARNEVTQLMLTGEWTTAKINEAMELCLDACSKLAEIMRSCLKEAASG